The Stomatobaculum sp. F0698 genomic sequence ACCTGACTCTGTTTTCTGCTTCGCTTGCTTGGCGCTGTATTCCACAAGCTGCTCATTTCTTCGTATCACTATGCTTTCTTGTTTTTATCCCCCAACTGCTGTTTCCGGCTACCGCAAGCTAAGGATATCTCTTTATTCTTGCTCGTTGGCGTACTCCCGCACATACTCTAAGAAGTAGCGGACACCGAGTTCCAAGGCACTCTCATCGATATCGAAGTAAGGGCTGTGCTGCGGGTAGCGCCGCGCCTCTTCCGAAAAACCGCCGCCGAGGAACAGAAGGCATTTCGGCGCCTCGTACTTGGCAAAGTCCTCGCCGCCCATCTGCTGCTCCCAGTCGAGAAGATGATCTTTTCCGAAAACCCTCTCGGCTGCTCTCCGCCCCGTGTCCACGCAGGCATCGTCGTTGATGGTCGGCGGCGGTCCCGGGTGATAATCGAGCTGAATCTCGGTTCGGGTCGCCATGGCAACACCGTCCGCGACGCGGCGCAACATCTCGGGATAGCGGTCCCGTATCTCCGGGTTAAAGGTTCTCGCGGTTCCCATGAGGTGCGCTTCTCCCGGTATCACGTTCGAGGTAGTACCCGAGACAAACGAGGTCACGCTGATCACCGCGGGTTCCAGCGGATTCAGTTCCCTGGCTACCAGGCGCTGCAGGGACATAACCAGTTCCGCGCCCGCCACAATCGGATCCACCGTCTGGTGCGGCAGGGCACCGTGCCCGCCCTTGCCCTTCACGTAAAAGTCGAAGGTATCCGCCGCCGACATGACAGGGCCGTAGCGGAGCGAGGCATAGCCCGCAGGAATCTTACTCCAGATATGCATGGCAATCAGGCGGTCGCAGGCAAGGACTTCCGGTTCATCCTTCATAAGCCCCGCACCGCTGTCCGCAATGAACTCCTCCGCGGGCTGGAATAAGAGCTTCACCGTAATCGTGAGCTCATCCTCCATCTTCTTTAAGAGCTTGGCCGTGCCGAGCAACATGGTAATATGCGTGTCATGCCCGCAGGCGTGCATACAGCCCTCGTTCTCGGACTTCCAAGCGACCTTCGAAAGCTCCGTAACCGGCAGCGCATCGATATCCGCGCGTATGCCGAGCACCTTTCCCGCGGAGTGCTTCCCCGCCACGGTCGCAATCACACCGGTCTTACAGACCTTCACATAGGGAATGCCGAGCGCATCCAAATACTCGCAAATCTTCTTTTGCGTATTGAACTCCTGCCAGGACTGCTCCGGGTGCGCATGGAAATAGCGGCGCAGTTCCACCAGTTCCTCTCGAAGCGCAGTTCCCTCTGCCGAAATATCAATCATAATAGCTTACCCCCTGACGTTTCTCTTATCGCGCGGGGACAAACGCCCTTCCGGCTTCCCCGCGCTCATCATGCTTTCTCCGCGTATCACGTATCTTTAAGCTTTATCCCTGCTCAGAACGGCCCGTAGTGAATCTTGGTCGCGACAATCAAGGCTATCATACAGACCACAAATAACATCGTAATCAAGGGCGTGACAAACTTCCACCATTTCTTTAAGGGAATACCCGCAATCGTTAGGAAGATGAGCAGGGTTCCGCTCGTAAACCAGAGCGAGTTCGTAAGACCGTCGCCGAACTGGAAGGCGAGTATCATCGTCTGCCGCGTCATACCGATGAGGTCCGCGAGCGGAATCAGTATGGGCATGAGTGCCATGGCTTTCGCGGAACCCGAGGTGATGAGACCGTTAAAAATCGCAATTACGAACATGACCGCAATCGCAGCGACCGGCCCCGGCAGACTCTTTAAAGGTCTCGAAATGCTATAGATAATCGGGTCGATGATGCCGGACGCCGTGAGTATCCACTGAATGCCGCGCGCAAGGCCTATGACCAAAGCCGGCACCAGGCCGTCCTTCGCACCAGCGCAAATTGCATTCACGATATCGTTCGGTGCCATGCGGTTAATGAAGCCCGCCGCAATCGCCGTGAAGAGGAAGCAGGCCGAGAGGTCATTCATCGACCAACCGAATTTCGCAACACCCGCGATTGCCGTGATGAAAACCACGACAAAGAAAAGCAGGGAAAGACTCTGCCCTCCGGTCAGCGGCTCCCGCATCTCCTGCGAGTAGTCGACCCGGAACTTGTCACTGTCCAAATCCGCGGTGAGCGACTGAATCTTTCCGCTCCGCACACCGCGCGCATAGCGAAGCACATAGAGGATGATGATAAAGTCCGCGATGCAGAGCAGAATAAAGCGGAACAGGAAGCCCGAGAACATCGGGAGCTCCGCGATTTCATCCGAGATACCGACGGTGTACACGCTGGTCGGCGAGAACGAAAAGCTGATCATATCGATCATCGCCGAGCAGGCAATGCCTGTCATCAGATCATAGCCAAGCGCCAGGCAGAGCGAGAGCACAATCGGTATGAAGGGCACAATCTGTTCGTTCCAGCCGAGGAAGCCGCCCAGCGCGCCGAAGATAATCATGATGAGCACAAGTATCTTCTCATGTCCCACGCGCTCCGACTTCGCGAGGATGCGCGCAACGCCCTTATTGAGTGCGCCGGTTCTCTTGTAGACTTCAATGCATCCCGCGACCAGCATGACAAGGAACATCATCCCCGCCGAGGAGACCAGGCCGTTCGGCACCGCCTGGAAAATTGCCTGCGGACCCAGATAAATCTTATCTGTGACGTGATAGGAATTTGCAATGACCACCGTGCGCCCGTTCAGCTGCTCGCGCTCAAAGGCGCCCGGGCTGATGAAGAGCGAAAGAATATAGCATCCCACAATGACGAGAAACACAATGACAAAAGCATTAATCGAGCCGCGTTTCTTTGTTTTGTTTATCTGTTCTCCCATGTTGCACCTCCGCACAACGTTTCGCTTTCCGTTTCCGTCTGCTTCCTATTAATTAAATTCCGAAAAACCGCTCCTTCCGCTCTTGTCTCCGCCGCCTCCCTTCCGTGCGCCCGGCGCTCTATCCAAAGGCAGCCTCGGCGCAAGTTTCTCTTACAATAATGTTTCTCTTTGCAACTTTGCTTTCCTTTATCATATACAATCCATTCAATTGAATCAATCATTCGGCGCAAATATTTGTTTCTTTTATCAAGTTTACTCGTAACCCCCAATGCTTCTGTTGTGCACTTATTGCTAATATCCACTCTATTTCTTTGTTAAGTTGCAACTTATCAACAACCCGCTTCTTTTCTATCTCCCCTTTGCGGAGACCTTCCTGAAAACCAAGCGCCTACGAGCCCTTCTGCCAAAAAAAGAGCGGCCGCCGTTTGCGCCCTCGGGCACGGCTTCCGCTCTTTTTCTTTGTGTTTGCTTTTTGAATTCCTTCTTGGTTTCTTTTTAGGTTTCTTTTTTGGTTTCTTTTCAGGCTCGCTTTTTGTATTTGCTTTCTTTGTGTTTTGCTTTTGCGATTTCTTGCTACACCGTCAGTTCAATCTGATTCCCCTCAAAATCCAGAATGCAGGACTCGTAATATCCGTCCCCCGTGGTGCGCGGCCCGCTGATGACTTCATAGCCCGCCGCTCTTAGTTGTTCTGTCAGGGCATCCACCTTTTCTTTGCTGCCGAGCGAAAAGGCCAGGTGCGCATAGCCCGCATGATTCAAAGCCTTTTCCTGTAATACCAAATCAGGCTTTGTCATGAGCTCTAAACGAGCACCGTCCGCAAATGTTATAAAATAGGAGCGAAAGCCGGTCTTCTCATTGTGATACAGCGCATTCGCGCTTCCGCCGAAATAGCGGACGAAGAACGTCCGCGCGCGCTCCAGGTCAGAGACATAGAGCGCCACATGTTCGATTCTCATGCGTCACTTTTTCCCGAAAAGTCTTGCAAAGAAACCGGGCTTTTTCTCTGTAGCTTTCTCGGGCTCTCGCGCCGCTTCCTCTGCCGCCTGTGTTTCTTCCGCCGGGGTATCGTAATGGCGCTTTTCGTACTTCACTTTTTCTATGATTTCTTCCGCCTCCATCCCGCTCGCGGCTTTAACTTGCTCAATAGCGACTTTTTGATAGATGAAGGCGCCCTGCGGGTCACAGAGACGAATGTCCGAGTAGCAAGTCGACTGGTTGAGATCAAAGGGATTTACCTCCATGACCTCGGCCGCTTCCATGAGACCGCTCTCTAACTCACTTGCCTGACGGAGCGAAGTCAAAAATACCGCTAAGTTGTCACCGAAAAAGGTCTCAAGGCAGTTCCGCACGCTTGCATCGCCCTCGTAATCCCGAAGCAAGGACTTCACCTGTTCCGGAGCCATGTAGATGCCGGCCGCGTAATTTTCACTTAAGATGTCATGGTCGGGTTCCGGAATCCACTCAGGCACGAAGCTCTTCCACGGACTGCAGTAGCGCTTCATCTCCGGATGTTCCTCAATGAGGAACGAGTAAGCCGAGCCGCGGACATACTGATATTCGGTGAAGAAACCGCTGACCACCGCCATTCCGTAGAGTATGCCCTTCTCACTGGCCCTCCGGATATCCCAGGCCGCAACGGTCTTCATAATGTCTAAGTACTTCTCCCCGTAAAAAGACTCGTGTTCCGCCTGATACGCCTCCGCAAAGCGCTCTGCTACGCTACTGTCTCCTTCCTTTAACGCCTTCATCGGCGCAAAGAAGCAGCGCTCCATCTCATCCCTGCGAATCGCATGGTAGGTAATGTCAAACCCCATGGTGAAATCTCCCTTCTGTTTCCTGAAATTGTCTAGCAGTCTCGCCGCCGGTAGATACGGATCGTCAGTACATACGAACAGACAAATGCACACACCGCGGCTGACAGTATCATAAAGCCGACCGCAATCGTTCCCCGCGCTGTCATCGGGGTCGGGATGCGTACATTGATGAAACTGCTGATTGCAACCATGATGCCAAAGCCCAAAAGCAGGCTGATAACCAACAGAGCTTCGCCTCTTTCCTCTCCTCCCGGTGAGCAATACAGCGGAAAAAAGATTGCCCCCATAAACAAACTGACGCCGACCCCTCCCACATACAGATTAAACACATCTGTGTGCTTGTCAAATAGAAAACCTCGAAACACCAGCGATAAACCAATCCCGATTCCGGCAAGCAACATTCCGAACGCGAGCCAGATTAGCAGGCTCAGAAAGTAGCTTCTCACAATCTCGGTTCTCCTTACCGGCATTGACAGCTTATACTTATCCCATTTAAAGCCCCTTTCTTTCAGGCTTCCGACAAGCGAGATGAGCGAAAAACCGACCATGCAAATCAGGGTAAACGAAATAATCAGACTTTGATTTTTCATAACAATACTCGACACACAGAGCAAAATCATGAGCCCTGTAATAGCCTTCGCATTGTCCAAGGTTGCAAAACAATTGTTTTTCAACAGTCCCTTCATATCCTTTCTCCCTTGATCAGCAGCAGCATGATTTCCTCAATGGACACATGGTCAATCACAGCATCCTTGTACTTTCTTTGTGCGGCTTTGCCGTCGGAAAGCAGTACATCGACCTGATAATCCCGTTTCAGATAAGCCATCATATCCTCTTGGTTCAAGGCCTGAAATTGATTCTCACTGCAGCGCATCACAGCATAATTATAACGCAGCTCATCTTTCAGCGCGGAGAAAATCAGCCTCCCGTTGTGGATAAAGGTAATGTAATCGGCTATCTTTTCCAAATCACTCGTGATGTGAGATGACAGCAAAATAGAGTGCCGCTCATCCTGCACAAAATCCAGAAACACATCCAACATCTCATCCCGCATGATGGGATCCAGTCCGCTTGTCGCCTCGTCTAAAACAAGCAGCTGCGGATGATGCGATAAGGCAGCCGCAATTGCCAGTTTCATCGTCATTCCTCTGGAATACTGTTTGATTTTCTGAGTCGGAGCCAATTTGAACTTCTCAAGGTAATGACAAAACAGCGTCTTGTCCCAATTTCTGTAAATGCCCGCCATAATTTCCGACACTTGATTTGCACTCAAATAACTCGGAAAATTATCCCCGTCATAGACGACACCTATCCGTTCTCTGATATCCGTATCGGAATCCCGCATCTCTTTTCCGAATAATTTGATGCTGCCGTCGTATTGCGCAATCGTATTTAGAATACAGCCGATTGTGCTTGTCTTTCCGGCCCCGTTTTCTCCGACAAAGCCCAACACAGCTCCGTACGGCAGCGAAAAGCTGATGTCCTCCAAACGAAAACTCGATCCCGGAAATGACTTGGAGACCTGCCGCAACTCTAATATATTTTCCATATTATTCGTCCTCCAGATAGAACAGCGCCAATAGCTCCTTCAATTTTTCAAGCGAAATTCGGTTCGTTCGGCCTATTTCCGCGGCGATTTGCAAATGTTCTTCGGCGATGCGCTGCTGTTCTTCCTGATAGAATTCTTTGTTTTGTGCGGAAACAAAACTGCCTCTGCCAACCGTGGTTTCTATAAAGCCATCTCTTTGCAGCTCCTCATACGCTCTCTGGACAGTAATGACACTGACATGGATTGATTTTGCCAGCGCACGCATGGAGGGAATCGCATCCCCCGCCTTCAGTTCCCCGCTTATGATCATGGCTTTTACCTGTGTTGTGATCTGCTCATAGATTGGTTTTCCGGTATTGTTGCTGATCACAATGTCCAAACCGCATCACCCTCCTTTGTCAAAGTGTACTTATTGTATATGTACATTATATCAACATACCGAGTATTTTCAACAGAATTTTTCTCTTCTTATTTGCGTCTTGGACCGTTTCCTAAGCGCAGCGGAAGATGCAGGCATAAAGATAGCACAATCCGACTCCATGAAGAAGTCGGATTGCGCTATCTCTTTTAAATGCAAGCGGCTCCGAAGCCGAAGCCTCGTCAAAGGCACACTACAAGAACCTATCTTATTCGATATTCCGTACCACGCCCGAGAACAGCAGGGAGCCATCCTCCGCGGTCACGAGGAAGAGGAAGGAGCGGTCGAAGGTAATGTCCAGAGGCTCGTCCATCTGCATCGCCGCTCCCGCCATGGCCAGCATGGTATAGGCCGCTCCGGTCACGCCCTGCTCATCCACCTCTACCATGGCCGCGTGTGTTGCGCGATTCAGGAAGAAATTGTTGCTTGCATCCGTGAGCGGTTTAAAGTCCGCCTTGCCGCTATCCATCGCATCTGTAATTCCCATGGCAGCAAGCGTCTTCATGAGATCTGTCTCCTTAGAAACCTTGAATTTCGGCAAAGTCAGATTCACACGGTACGAAGTCCATTGCGCTGTGTCCGTCGGCGGCAAAGCATCAAAGACTGCCGCATCTTCCGTGAGTTCATTGACCGCAACGCCCTCCTTCGGCAGATAAAAATACATGTCGCCGCTGTCCTTAAGAGGCAGGCGCACTGCGGTAAATTTCTCCGCTTCCATGACGCCCATTGTGTCGGTTTGATGCATCATATCAACCGTCGCATCGCCCTTGGTCCCGTGGAAGGTCTCCTTTGTGTTGCCCGCGGCATAAAATTCGTCAACCCACGCTGCCTTATAGTAGATGGTCGATACCAGAGCCAAAACCGTATCCGGCTCGAGCTTTAAGTTCTTGGTGTACTCCGTCAAAAGTCCGCCGGTGTTTTGATCTGTCCACTTGCGGAGAGCCTCATCCATTTCCGTCGAACCAGGCTTTCCGCGAAACGAAGACGCATAGTAGATTTTCGCGAGCCTCTCCAGAGTTTCCTCGCTGTAGCTCACGGAATTGTTGAGCCAGAGCGAATCCGCGAGTAAGCTCTTGATGAGCGGCGTGTCAACATAGTTGCTCTCCCAAAGCGCCGTAATGCGACTCCGCAGAACTTCAATGTCCGACGCCTCAAGCGCATTCAGAATCTGCTGTCTGGTCTCTCCGTCGGAGACCTCTGCGAGCATTCCGATGGCAATATAAATATTGAGCGGGGAGCAGACGGTGTTATCATCCGACTCATTCAAAAGCTTCGGCAGCAAGCTCTGATAATAGCCGCGGAGTTCTGTCTGATACGGTTCAGACAGAGCAATCTTCTTTTGATAGAACTTGAGCCAGTCCTGATACTCCTGGCTTTCCGCAAACGTCTGCGCATTCTTCTCCTCCGCCGCCGGAACAGGGTAATTCGCCTCCACCGCCTTCAACGCAGCCGTCGGCGCACAGGCCGAAAGCGCGGACGCGGAAAGGGTCAGCGCCGTCAGCATTGCAAGACTTTTTTTTCGGAAATGTTTCATGGCTTACCTCCTTATTCTGCCGGTGGTTTTCGCTTCGGTGCAATCCGTTCTTTCGCTCGTTTGGTAAGCATCTCTTCCTTGAAGCACTCCGCCGTTTCTGCCAGCGCTTCGTCTAAGTACACGGTACCCGCGTAAAATTCCCGCAGTATCCTCCGAAGAAACGCTTCATAGGCCGGAAGTTCGGGCAGCATTCGCTGTAAGCCCTCTTCCTTGGAAAGAAGCTCCCCGCTCCGCAAAAAACAATGATAGCGGCAGAGGTTCATGACGGAATCCACCATATCCACGGGCGCATCGTGCTCATCGTAGGCGATGCTCTCCGTAAAAGTCTCGCGGGAGATGTCGGGAAAGAGCGCCGTAATCTCCGGCCCTTCGAGCACTATGCCCCTCTGCCTTAGGTTAAAGATATGGCTTGTGATATCCTCATCCCTGCGCGATTCATCATCCCAATTCTCCCAACCTGCCTCGCGGACATATTCATCCCAAAAGGGCGAATAATGGCATTCCGTGACATAGGGATGCTCCCCCTCGATAAGCTCCTTCTCCGTGAGCACGGACACTTCAATTCCC encodes the following:
- a CDS encoding ABC-2 transporter permease, producing the protein MKGLLKNNCFATLDNAKAITGLMILLCVSSIVMKNQSLIISFTLICMVGFSLISLVGSLKERGFKWDKYKLSMPVRRTEIVRSYFLSLLIWLAFGMLLAGIGIGLSLVFRGFLFDKHTDVFNLYVGGVGVSLFMGAIFFPLYCSPGGEERGEALLVISLLLGFGIMVAISSFINVRIPTPMTARGTIAVGFMILSAAVCAFVCSYVLTIRIYRRRDC
- a CDS encoding ABC transporter ATP-binding protein is translated as MENILELRQVSKSFPGSSFRLEDISFSLPYGAVLGFVGENGAGKTSTIGCILNTIAQYDGSIKLFGKEMRDSDTDIRERIGVVYDGDNFPSYLSANQVSEIMAGIYRNWDKTLFCHYLEKFKLAPTQKIKQYSRGMTMKLAIAAALSHHPQLLVLDEATSGLDPIMRDEMLDVFLDFVQDERHSILLSSHITSDLEKIADYITFIHNGRLIFSALKDELRYNYAVMRCSENQFQALNQEDMMAYLKRDYQVDVLLSDGKAAQRKYKDAVIDHVSIEEIMLLLIKGERI
- a CDS encoding aminoglycoside adenylyltransferase domain-containing protein, encoding MSSHIPEQDEQLTRFLGRFQNKLRCILGAKLIGIYIHGSVAQNAFRWERSDVDALAVVSERLSATERLRFVEEMRALSEEGPAKGIEVSVLTEKELIEGEHPYVTECHYSPFWDEYVREAGWENWDDESRRDEDITSHIFNLRQRGIVLEGPEITALFPDISRETFTESIAYDEHDAPVDMVDSVMNLCRYHCFLRSGELLSKEEGLQRMLPELPAYEAFLRRILREFYAGTVYLDEALAETAECFKEEMLTKRAKERIAPKRKPPAE
- a CDS encoding serpin family protein encodes the protein MKHFRKKSLAMLTALTLSASALSACAPTAALKAVEANYPVPAAEEKNAQTFAESQEYQDWLKFYQKKIALSEPYQTELRGYYQSLLPKLLNESDDNTVCSPLNIYIAIGMLAEVSDGETRQQILNALEASDIEVLRSRITALWESNYVDTPLIKSLLADSLWLNNSVSYSEETLERLAKIYYASSFRGKPGSTEMDEALRKWTDQNTGGLLTEYTKNLKLEPDTVLALVSTIYYKAAWVDEFYAAGNTKETFHGTKGDATVDMMHQTDTMGVMEAEKFTAVRLPLKDSGDMYFYLPKEGVAVNELTEDAAVFDALPPTDTAQWTSYRVNLTLPKFKVSKETDLMKTLAAMGITDAMDSGKADFKPLTDASNNFFLNRATHAAMVEVDEQGVTGAAYTMLAMAGAAMQMDEPLDITFDRSFLFLVTAEDGSLLFSGVVRNIE
- a CDS encoding YfcC family protein, giving the protein MGEQINKTKKRGSINAFVIVFLVIVGCYILSLFISPGAFEREQLNGRTVVIANSYHVTDKIYLGPQAIFQAVPNGLVSSAGMMFLVMLVAGCIEVYKRTGALNKGVARILAKSERVGHEKILVLIMIIFGALGGFLGWNEQIVPFIPIVLSLCLALGYDLMTGIACSAMIDMISFSFSPTSVYTVGISDEIAELPMFSGFLFRFILLCIADFIIILYVLRYARGVRSGKIQSLTADLDSDKFRVDYSQEMREPLTGGQSLSLLFFVVVFITAIAGVAKFGWSMNDLSACFLFTAIAAGFINRMAPNDIVNAICAGAKDGLVPALVIGLARGIQWILTASGIIDPIIYSISRPLKSLPGPVAAIAVMFVIAIFNGLITSGSAKAMALMPILIPLADLIGMTRQTMILAFQFGDGLTNSLWFTSGTLLIFLTIAGIPLKKWWKFVTPLITMLFVVCMIALIVATKIHYGPF
- a CDS encoding GntR family transcriptional regulator yields the protein MDIVISNNTGKPIYEQITTQVKAMIISGELKAGDAIPSMRALAKSIHVSVITVQRAYEELQRDGFIETTVGRGSFVSAQNKEFYQEEQQRIAEEHLQIAAEIGRTNRISLEKLKELLALFYLEDE
- a CDS encoding VOC family protein, with the translated sequence MRIEHVALYVSDLERARTFFVRYFGGSANALYHNEKTGFRSYFITFADGARLELMTKPDLVLQEKALNHAGYAHLAFSLGSKEKVDALTEQLRAAGYEVISGPRTTGDGYYESCILDFEGNQIELTV
- a CDS encoding M20 metallopeptidase family protein, with amino-acid sequence MIDISAEGTALREELVELRRYFHAHPEQSWQEFNTQKKICEYLDALGIPYVKVCKTGVIATVAGKHSAGKVLGIRADIDALPVTELSKVAWKSENEGCMHACGHDTHITMLLGTAKLLKKMEDELTITVKLLFQPAEEFIADSGAGLMKDEPEVLACDRLIAMHIWSKIPAGYASLRYGPVMSAADTFDFYVKGKGGHGALPHQTVDPIVAGAELVMSLQRLVARELNPLEPAVISVTSFVSGTTSNVIPGEAHLMGTARTFNPEIRDRYPEMLRRVADGVAMATRTEIQLDYHPGPPPTINDDACVDTGRRAAERVFGKDHLLDWEQQMGGEDFAKYEAPKCLLFLGGGFSEEARRYPQHSPYFDIDESALELGVRYFLEYVREYANEQE